CCTTAGCGCTTTCTTGCGAACTATTATCCCCTGAAGCCACGCTCTCTTCAACTGCACTATCGGCCGAAGCATTATCGCTGTTGTCATTCGTTTCGGCGCAGGCTCCCAAGACAAAAATCGAAGTCAGCAAGAGCCCCACTTTCTTAATACGATCATCCCAATGCATACGGTCTGTATCTCCTTTCAAAATATCATTTTTACTTTAAGTAAATCCAACTTGCCCTCACTATAGCAAAGCATTGTAAAAAATCTGTAAATTTACCGTAAGTTTTAAGTAAAAGTGAAATTTTGGTGAGAAAAGCGAATAATACTAACTATTTTTAAAATAAAGTTCATTATTTACTAATCATTGAGATAATAAAAAGCCTATAACCTTTCGTCATAGACTCTTTAAAATAGATACTTCAGCTAAAATTTTTATTTATAAATATCTCCGCGACTTCCGATATTCAAAATTTCAATACCTTCATCCATCTCAGTAAAAAGAATGCGATATTTACCTACTCGCAAACGCTTTAAATTGTCATAGTCAGCCATATTTTTAATATCACCTTTTGGAATCCGATAAATAGCTGTAATAAGACGATCTTGATCGATTTTACTTTGTTTTTTGAGAAACTTCAGGGCCTTTTTCTTAAAAATAAAGTCTTGCATGGCTATAGGGCTAATCTTTTACGCAAATCAGATTCACTTAAGCTCTCTCCAGAATCCTCTTCATCCACCTCATTAATTAAATCACGATAAAAATGATCGACAATGACCTGGCCTTTTTCGTCATAGAGGTCTTGATCAGCGGTTTTTAGATAGTCAATCAAAGTAAGAAGATTCTGCAGCTGCCCTTCATCTAAATGATTTAATTCATTTTTAACCTTATCTAGAGTAGTCATGGAATCACTCCTTAATTATCAATAATTCGCTTATTCAATCATAAAACTTTCCTCCTCATTATAACATAGTGCACCGATTAATCGATAATATGAGATGAGCAAGAATTGACTTTCTAACTATTGTGCAATGCAAGCTAGTGTGCTATACTTTACTTGAAGAGGTACTAGGCATTGCAAGATACTAATTGAATTAAAATAGTGAGGGGAGTTGTCCATGTGAACAGTCAATTGAAAAAAGGCGTTTTGGAAATGCTGGTCCTCCAGCAGTTACGAGAGCGGGATTGCTATGG
The nucleotide sequence above comes from Aerococcus urinae. Encoded proteins:
- a CDS encoding type II toxin-antitoxin system RelE family toxin, giving the protein MQDFIFKKKALKFLKKQSKIDQDRLITAIYRIPKGDIKNMADYDNLKRLRVGKYRILFTEMDEGIEILNIGSRGDIYK